From a region of the Rathayibacter sp. VKM Ac-2804 genome:
- the nadA gene encoding quinolinate synthase NadA, which translates to MTSVDSTIQLIERGAAPGETCAPELADAPWSFDLGVPAYGPGASQADPIPAASPVQGRLPDEYTAASADELHRRILAAKETLGERVVVLGHFYQRDEVVQYADFVGDSFQLAKAVANRPDAEAIVFCGVHFMAETADILSRPDQAVILPNLAAGCSMADMADIDSVEDAWAELTELYGTEPDADGRVPLIPVTYMNSSAALKAFCGRNGGVVCTSSNATTVLEDAFARGQRVLFFPDQHLGRNTAKAMGVPLERMPMWNPRKPGGGSDEATLLDAQVILWHGFCSVHKRFTVAQIERARLQHPDVRVIVHPECPMAVVDAADEYGSTDYIVKAIQAAPAGSTFAIGTEINLVQRLAVQYPQHTIFCLDDVVCPCSTMYRIHPGYLAWVLEGLVAGTVHNRISVDDAVQDQARVALERMLAAVPPAGPVAPTPAAGV; encoded by the coding sequence GTGACATCGGTCGACAGCACCATCCAGCTCATCGAGCGGGGAGCAGCCCCCGGCGAGACCTGCGCGCCCGAGCTCGCCGACGCGCCCTGGTCGTTCGACCTCGGCGTCCCCGCGTACGGTCCCGGCGCCTCGCAGGCGGACCCGATCCCGGCGGCGTCGCCCGTCCAGGGCCGCCTCCCCGACGAGTACACCGCGGCGAGCGCCGACGAGCTGCACCGCCGCATCCTCGCGGCGAAGGAGACGCTGGGCGAGCGCGTCGTCGTGCTCGGCCACTTCTACCAGCGCGACGAGGTGGTGCAGTACGCGGACTTCGTCGGCGACTCCTTCCAGCTCGCCAAAGCGGTCGCGAACCGGCCGGACGCCGAGGCGATCGTCTTCTGCGGCGTGCACTTCATGGCGGAGACGGCGGACATCCTCTCCCGCCCCGACCAGGCGGTCATCCTGCCCAACCTCGCCGCCGGCTGCTCGATGGCGGACATGGCCGACATCGACTCCGTCGAGGACGCCTGGGCCGAGCTGACCGAGCTCTACGGCACCGAGCCGGACGCCGACGGCCGGGTGCCGCTGATCCCGGTGACCTACATGAACTCCTCCGCGGCGCTCAAGGCGTTCTGCGGGCGCAACGGCGGCGTGGTCTGCACCTCGTCGAACGCGACCACCGTGCTCGAGGACGCGTTCGCGCGCGGGCAGCGGGTCCTGTTCTTCCCCGACCAGCACCTCGGCCGCAACACCGCGAAGGCGATGGGCGTGCCGCTCGAGCGGATGCCGATGTGGAACCCGCGGAAGCCGGGCGGCGGCTCGGACGAGGCGACGCTGCTCGACGCGCAGGTCATCCTCTGGCACGGCTTCTGCTCGGTGCACAAGCGCTTCACAGTCGCGCAGATCGAGCGCGCGCGCCTCCAGCACCCGGACGTCCGCGTGATCGTGCACCCGGAGTGCCCGATGGCGGTCGTCGACGCGGCGGACGAGTACGGCTCGACCGACTACATCGTCAAGGCGATCCAGGCCGCGCCGGCGGGCAGTACCTTCGCGATCGGCACCGAGATCAACCTCGTGCAGCGCCTCGCGGTGCAGTATCCGCAGCACACCATCTTCTGCCTCGACGACGTGGTCTGCCCGTGCTCGACGATGTACCGGATCCACCCGGGGTACCTCGCCTGGGTGCTGGAGGGGCTCGTCGCCGGGACGGTGCACAACCGGATCTCGGTCGACGACGCCGTGCAGGACCAGGCGCGGGTGGCGCTCGAGCGCATGCTCGCCGCGGTGCCGCCGGCCGGTCCGGTCGCCCCGACTCCCGCCGCGGGGGTCTGA
- the gcvT gene encoding glycine cleavage system aminomethyltransferase GcvT has protein sequence MSEENSIDENPVDENAVEGTSAQTAPAESGAPETGGIEIDSPDATAPSTEPRRSPLHDVHVAAGASFTDFAGWWMPVRYTGDLAEHHAVRTAAGLFDLSHMGEILVVGPEAVDALDYALASDLSAVAVGRAKYTLLLDRTGGVIDDLVVYRTGEDRFMVVANAANRHVVAEQLRDRTAMFECELYDESDDVALIAIQGPRSLEILQNLQGLAIEVDRGEESVLDTDDAARLLEELRYYRAVPASFEAHPILIARTGYTGEDGFEIYVAPDTAPALWEALAETGAGAGLVPAGLAARDTLRLEAGMPLYGHELSRDVFPAQAGLGRVVALGKPIDFVGRAASEEGPSGDAPVLVGLIGEGRRAARADYSVHGADDDVIGVVTSGVLSPTLGVPIAMAYVAPASAQPGSVVSVDIRGSRLPMTVTELPFYSRKKN, from the coding sequence ATGTCCGAAGAGAACTCAATCGACGAGAACCCTGTCGACGAGAACGCTGTCGAAGGCACCTCTGCCCAGACGGCCCCCGCCGAGTCCGGCGCCCCCGAGACCGGCGGCATCGAGATCGACTCGCCCGACGCCACCGCGCCGAGCACCGAGCCCCGCCGCTCGCCGCTGCACGACGTGCACGTGGCCGCCGGCGCCTCCTTCACCGACTTCGCCGGCTGGTGGATGCCCGTCCGCTACACCGGCGACCTCGCCGAGCACCACGCCGTCCGCACCGCGGCCGGCCTGTTCGACCTCTCCCACATGGGCGAGATCCTCGTCGTCGGCCCCGAGGCGGTGGACGCCCTCGACTACGCGCTCGCGAGCGACCTCTCCGCCGTCGCCGTCGGCCGGGCGAAGTACACCCTCCTGCTCGACCGCACCGGCGGCGTGATCGACGACCTCGTCGTCTACCGCACCGGCGAGGACCGCTTCATGGTCGTGGCGAACGCCGCCAACCGCCACGTGGTCGCCGAGCAGCTGCGCGACCGCACCGCGATGTTCGAGTGCGAGCTCTACGACGAGAGCGACGACGTCGCGCTGATCGCGATCCAGGGCCCGCGCTCGCTCGAGATCCTGCAGAACCTCCAGGGGCTCGCGATCGAGGTCGACCGGGGCGAGGAGTCGGTGCTCGACACCGACGACGCGGCCCGCCTGCTCGAGGAGCTGCGCTACTACCGCGCCGTGCCCGCCAGCTTCGAGGCGCACCCGATCCTGATCGCGCGCACCGGCTACACCGGTGAGGACGGCTTCGAGATCTACGTCGCCCCCGACACCGCCCCCGCGCTCTGGGAGGCGCTCGCCGAGACCGGCGCCGGCGCGGGCCTCGTCCCCGCCGGGCTCGCCGCCCGCGACACCCTCCGCCTGGAGGCGGGCATGCCGCTCTACGGCCACGAGCTCTCCCGCGACGTCTTCCCCGCGCAGGCCGGCCTCGGCCGCGTCGTCGCGCTCGGCAAGCCGATCGACTTCGTCGGCCGCGCGGCCAGCGAGGAGGGTCCCTCCGGCGATGCGCCCGTGCTCGTCGGCCTGATCGGGGAGGGCCGCCGCGCCGCCCGCGCGGACTACAGCGTCCACGGCGCCGACGACGACGTGATCGGCGTCGTCACCAGCGGCGTCCTCTCACCCACCCTCGGCGTGCCCATCGCGATGGCCTACGTCGCGCCGGCCTCCGCGCAGCCCGGCAGCGTCGTCTCCGTCGACATCCGCGGCAGCCGGCTCCCGATGACCGTCACCGAGCTCCCCTTCTACTCCAGAAAGAAGAACTGA
- the nadB gene encoding L-aspartate oxidase: MTRTVVVGSGIAGLVVALLASRRHEVLLVTKGALAESSTRAAQGGIAAVTTDDDSVALHVEDTLTAGAGLCSRSAVEVLCAEGPAAVAALVAWGVGFDRDGDRLARGLEGAHSRPRILHAGGDATGSAIEEALVAAVRAAAVTVLEETVLVDLVRAGAAVTGVDVLREGRVQRIDADAVVLATGGAGQLYLHTTNPAVATGDGLAAALRAGAQTADLEFYQFHPTSLALPGGFLVSEAVRGEGAVLRDAAGERFLVGVHPDAELAPRDVVARAIADRMRLQGGLPVHLDARAIPAEVLAHRFPTISAACRAGGLSLADDLIPVTPAAHYWMGGIATNLDGRTSLPGLFAVGEVACTGVHGANRLASNSLLEGVVFARRVAAALDDGARASSASDSAPPTALVPLALDRALLQETLWTGAGLSRDAAGLESARAALAAAGSPAPLTRATLEDANLRACGLALIDAALARAESRGAHHRTDHPHPSASAYRVAGTRKVAVPC; this comes from the coding sequence GTGACCCGCACGGTCGTGGTCGGCAGCGGGATCGCCGGCCTGGTCGTCGCCCTGCTGGCCTCGCGCCGGCACGAGGTGCTCCTCGTCACCAAGGGCGCGCTCGCGGAGTCGAGCACACGCGCCGCGCAGGGCGGGATCGCGGCCGTCACGACGGACGACGACTCGGTCGCGCTGCACGTCGAGGACACCCTGACCGCCGGCGCCGGGCTCTGCTCGCGCTCGGCCGTCGAGGTGCTCTGCGCCGAGGGGCCGGCGGCGGTCGCCGCGCTCGTGGCGTGGGGCGTCGGCTTCGACCGCGACGGCGACCGGCTGGCGCGCGGACTCGAGGGCGCGCACTCGCGGCCGCGGATCCTGCACGCGGGCGGCGACGCGACCGGCTCCGCCATCGAGGAGGCGCTCGTCGCCGCGGTGCGCGCCGCCGCCGTCACCGTGCTCGAGGAGACCGTGCTGGTCGACCTCGTGCGGGCGGGTGCCGCGGTCACCGGCGTCGACGTGCTGAGGGAGGGCCGGGTCCAGCGGATCGACGCCGACGCGGTCGTCCTCGCCACCGGCGGCGCCGGGCAGCTCTACCTGCACACGACGAATCCCGCGGTCGCCACCGGCGACGGGCTCGCGGCGGCGCTGCGGGCCGGTGCGCAGACGGCGGACCTGGAGTTCTACCAGTTCCACCCCACCTCGCTCGCCCTGCCGGGCGGGTTCCTGGTGTCGGAGGCGGTCCGCGGCGAGGGCGCGGTGCTGCGCGACGCCGCGGGCGAGCGCTTCCTCGTCGGCGTGCACCCGGACGCCGAGCTGGCGCCGCGCGATGTGGTGGCGCGCGCGATCGCCGACCGGATGCGGCTCCAGGGCGGACTGCCGGTGCACCTCGACGCGCGGGCGATCCCTGCCGAGGTGCTCGCGCACCGCTTCCCGACGATCTCCGCCGCCTGCCGCGCGGGCGGGCTCTCGCTCGCCGACGACCTCATCCCGGTGACGCCGGCCGCGCACTACTGGATGGGCGGGATCGCCACCAACCTCGACGGGCGGACCAGCCTCCCCGGGCTCTTCGCCGTCGGCGAGGTCGCCTGCACCGGCGTGCACGGCGCGAACCGTCTGGCGTCGAACAGCCTGCTCGAGGGCGTCGTCTTCGCGCGACGGGTCGCTGCGGCGCTGGACGACGGGGCTCGGGCCTCCTCCGCCTCGGACTCCGCGCCGCCCACCGCCCTCGTGCCGCTCGCCCTCGACCGGGCGCTCCTGCAGGAGACGCTCTGGACGGGCGCCGGGCTCTCGCGCGACGCCGCAGGCCTCGAGTCGGCCCGCGCCGCGCTGGCCGCGGCCGGCTCCCCCGCGCCGCTGACCCGGGCGACCCTCGAGGACGCGAACCTCCGCGCCTGCGGTCTCGCCCTGATCGACGCCGCCCTGGCCCGCGCCGAGTCGCGCGGCGCCCACCACCGCACCGACCACCCCCACCCCTCGGCGAGCGCCTACCGCGTCGCCGGTACGAGAAAGGTCGCCGTCCCGTGCTGA
- a CDS encoding cysteine desulfurase family protein, with translation MIYLDHAATSPVRREVLEAMWPFLTSEYGNPSSSHALGDSAARALEEARRHVARFLGGRASEVLFTSGGTESINTAVKGIALGGLALDPSHRHVVISAIEHEATVESADHLRRLHGVEISVAPVDAEGRLDLDALAALLRPDTALVSVMAASNEIGTVQDVAAIAALCRPLRIPLHVDAVQAAGWVDLAGLGADAVSISGHKLGAPKGVGALLLRSRVPFEPLVHGGGQERARRSGTENVAFAVALGVAVQLVDPARGDRVSAVRGAFAARVAAEVPRAVPLGSAEHRLPSIASFVVPGRSGESILLALEERGVVVSSGSACAAGRDEPSPTLLALGLEPAVAQTAVRFSFGAESTPADAAAAADAFAAVLARA, from the coding sequence GTGATCTACCTCGATCACGCCGCGACCTCGCCCGTGCGCCGCGAGGTGCTCGAGGCGATGTGGCCGTTCCTTACCAGCGAGTACGGCAATCCGTCGAGCAGCCACGCACTGGGCGACTCGGCGGCGCGGGCGCTGGAGGAGGCGCGGAGGCACGTGGCGCGCTTCCTCGGCGGGCGCGCCTCGGAGGTCCTCTTCACCTCGGGCGGGACCGAGTCGATCAACACGGCGGTCAAGGGCATCGCTCTCGGCGGTCTGGCGCTCGATCCGTCCCATCGGCACGTCGTGATCTCGGCGATCGAGCACGAGGCGACGGTCGAGTCCGCGGATCACCTGCGCCGGCTGCACGGCGTCGAGATCTCGGTCGCGCCGGTGGACGCGGAGGGGCGGCTCGACCTCGACGCGCTCGCCGCGCTGCTGCGGCCGGACACGGCGCTCGTCTCGGTGATGGCGGCGAGCAACGAGATCGGGACGGTGCAGGACGTCGCGGCGATCGCGGCGCTGTGCCGGCCGCTGCGGATCCCGCTGCACGTGGACGCCGTGCAGGCGGCGGGCTGGGTGGATCTCGCCGGACTCGGTGCGGACGCGGTGTCGATCTCGGGGCACAAGCTCGGGGCGCCGAAGGGCGTGGGGGCCCTGCTGCTGCGCAGCCGGGTGCCGTTCGAGCCGCTCGTGCACGGCGGCGGGCAGGAGCGGGCGCGGCGCTCGGGGACCGAGAACGTGGCGTTCGCGGTGGCGCTCGGCGTCGCGGTGCAGCTGGTGGATCCGGCGCGGGGCGACCGCGTCTCGGCGGTGCGCGGCGCCTTCGCGGCGCGGGTCGCGGCGGAGGTGCCCCGGGCCGTGCCGCTGGGGTCGGCGGAGCACCGGCTGCCGTCGATCGCGTCGTTCGTGGTGCCGGGGCGCAGCGGCGAGTCGATCCTGCTGGCGCTGGAGGAGCGCGGCGTCGTGGTGTCCAGCGGCTCGGCGTGCGCCGCCGGCCGGGACGAGCCGTCCCCGACGCTCCTGGCGCTCGGGCTCGAGCCGGCCGTCGCGCAGACGGCGGTGCGCTTCAGCTTCGGCGCGGAGTCGACGCCGGCCGACGCGGCTGCCGCGGCGGACGCATTCGCGGCGGTGCTCGCGCGGGCGTGA
- the gcvH gene encoding glycine cleavage system protein GcvH yields MAVPTELQYTSDHEWILVEGGTATVGITAYAADKLGDVVFVELPEAGSRVEGGSVVGEIESTKSVGELFAPVDGEVLETNTAVVDSPELVNSDPFGDGWLIKVRFDALPDGLLDAAAYDELVGE; encoded by the coding sequence ATGGCCGTACCCACCGAGCTCCAGTACACGTCCGACCATGAGTGGATCCTGGTCGAGGGCGGGACCGCGACCGTCGGGATCACCGCGTACGCCGCCGACAAGCTCGGCGACGTCGTCTTCGTCGAGCTGCCCGAGGCGGGCAGCCGGGTCGAGGGCGGCTCCGTCGTCGGCGAGATCGAGTCGACCAAGTCGGTCGGCGAGCTGTTCGCGCCCGTCGACGGCGAGGTCCTCGAGACCAACACCGCCGTCGTCGACAGCCCCGAGCTGGTCAACTCCGACCCCTTCGGCGACGGCTGGCTGATCAAGGTGCGCTTCGACGCGCTGCCCGACGGCCTGCTCGACGCGGCCGCCTACGACGAGCTGGTGGGCGAGTAG
- the nadC gene encoding carboxylating nicotinate-nucleotide diphosphorylase: MLTRQSIERIVTLALEEDAPWGDLTSDTLLPADATASAALVAREPGVFSGGAVLLGTFLQADSRIRVQDVVPDGTVFAAGDVLARIDGPAGGVLRGERVALNLVQRMSGIATLTARYVEAVAGTRARIVDTRKTTPGLRALERHAVRSGGGHNHRFSLSDAILAKDNHLAILAQRGLDLTDALLAARAAVSHTTHIEVEVDRLEQIGAALAGGADTIMLDNFTSEQLAQGVALIGGRAVVEASGGVNLDSVRAIAEAGVDVISVGALTHSVRSLDLGLDIAIEAPAA, encoded by the coding sequence GTGCTGACCCGTCAGAGCATCGAGCGCATCGTCACCCTGGCCCTGGAGGAGGACGCCCCCTGGGGCGATCTCACCTCCGACACACTGCTGCCCGCCGACGCGACGGCCTCCGCGGCGCTCGTCGCGCGCGAGCCCGGCGTCTTCAGCGGCGGCGCGGTTCTGCTCGGCACCTTCCTGCAGGCCGACTCGCGGATCCGCGTGCAGGACGTCGTCCCGGACGGCACGGTCTTCGCGGCCGGCGACGTCCTCGCGCGGATCGACGGTCCGGCCGGCGGAGTGCTGCGCGGCGAGCGCGTGGCGCTGAACCTCGTGCAGCGGATGAGCGGCATCGCGACGCTGACCGCGCGGTACGTCGAGGCCGTGGCGGGCACCCGCGCGCGCATCGTCGACACCCGCAAGACCACTCCGGGACTGCGCGCCCTCGAGCGGCACGCGGTGCGCAGCGGCGGCGGGCACAACCACCGCTTCTCGCTCTCGGACGCGATCCTCGCGAAGGACAACCACCTCGCGATCCTCGCCCAGCGCGGTCTCGACCTGACGGACGCGCTGCTCGCCGCCCGCGCGGCCGTCTCGCACACGACGCACATCGAGGTCGAGGTCGACCGGCTGGAGCAGATCGGCGCGGCCCTCGCCGGCGGCGCCGACACGATCATGCTCGACAACTTCACGTCCGAGCAGCTGGCGCAGGGCGTCGCGCTGATCGGCGGCCGGGCCGTGGTGGAGGCCAGCGGCGGGGTGAACCTCGACTCGGTGCGCGCCATCGCCGAGGCCGGTGTCGACGTGATCTCCGTCGGGGCGCTGACGCACAGCGTCCGCTCGCTCGATCTCGGCCTCGACATCGCGATCGAGGCTCCGGCGGCGTGA
- a CDS encoding NUDIX domain-containing protein — MDAAAPQLAVSTVIFALRPHPETGAAAVWIPVVRRLRDPYQGLWALPGGPLRPDEDLAEAARRTLRETTGLAPRYLEQLYAVGGTERSRGERRVVSIVYWALVRTSEADAAIVDENVAWLCTDLMPELAFDHGLIVDYALWRLRNKMEYSRIAQAFLGETFTLAQLREVHEAVLQKPLDPANFRRTIEASKTVVPTEQRLTGTRHRPPRLYRYDGSVALVDNGPLPV; from the coding sequence GTGGACGCAGCAGCGCCGCAGCTCGCGGTGTCGACCGTGATCTTCGCGCTGCGCCCGCACCCGGAGACCGGGGCCGCCGCCGTCTGGATCCCCGTCGTCCGCCGTCTGCGCGATCCCTACCAGGGGCTCTGGGCGCTGCCCGGCGGCCCGCTCCGCCCCGACGAGGACCTCGCCGAGGCGGCGCGCCGCACCCTCCGCGAGACGACGGGCCTCGCTCCGCGCTACCTCGAGCAGCTCTACGCCGTCGGCGGCACCGAGCGCTCCCGCGGCGAGCGCCGCGTCGTCTCGATCGTCTACTGGGCGCTGGTGCGGACCTCCGAGGCCGACGCCGCGATCGTGGACGAGAACGTCGCCTGGCTCTGCACCGATCTGATGCCCGAGCTGGCCTTCGATCACGGGCTGATCGTCGACTACGCGCTCTGGCGCCTGCGCAACAAGATGGAGTACTCCCGCATCGCGCAGGCCTTCCTCGGCGAGACGTTCACGCTCGCCCAGCTGCGCGAGGTGCACGAGGCCGTCCTGCAGAAGCCCCTCGACCCGGCGAACTTCCGCCGGACGATCGAGGCCTCCAAGACCGTGGTGCCGACCGAGCAGCGGCTGACGGGCACCCGTCACCGCCCGCCCCGGCTGTACCGCTACGACGGGTCCGTGGCACTCGTCGACAACGGGCCGCTGCCGGTCTAG